In one window of Candidatus Hinthialibacter antarcticus DNA:
- a CDS encoding DUF2442 domain-containing protein → MNATDVQINENTFTVKLIDGRELAVPLDWFPRLQHGTPEERNHWNFLAKGEGIHWPELDEDISVEDLVLGKRSIESQSSIGKWLTKRNKNAV, encoded by the coding sequence ATGAATGCAACTGATGTTCAAATCAATGAAAACACGTTTACCGTCAAGTTAATCGACGGTCGAGAACTGGCTGTTCCGTTGGATTGGTTTCCGCGTCTTCAGCATGGTACGCCTGAAGAACGGAATCATTGGAACTTCCTAGCCAAAGGAGAAGGTATTCATTGGCCTGAATTGGATGAAGACATTAGCGTAGAAGATTTGGTTTTGGGGAAGCGTTCAATAGAAAGCCAGTCTTCAATTGGAAAATGGCTTACAAAACGAAATAAAAATGCAGTCTAA
- a CDS encoding endonuclease V, translated as MAFDAETMKQEQQRIAKRVSLDCVFASLSDITSVAAADISCNRDSNIGYAAVMLFTYPAIERVDQAGIAMEMQAPYVPGFLSFREGPLIEACLEGLKMKPDVLICDGQGYAHPRRAGLACHVGVKTGIPSIGCAKSPLIGTHETLPEEAGSWVDLIHNHEKVGEVVRTRSGVSPLYISPGHQIDFEMSTQIILSLCRGLRQPEPIRAAHRYVNQFRLSEK; from the coding sequence ATGGCCTTCGACGCCGAAACCATGAAACAAGAACAGCAACGCATCGCTAAACGTGTGAGTTTGGATTGTGTATTTGCATCGTTAAGCGACATCACCAGCGTTGCGGCGGCGGATATCTCATGTAACCGCGATTCCAACATTGGATACGCGGCGGTCATGCTATTCACCTATCCGGCGATTGAACGAGTAGACCAGGCGGGCATTGCCATGGAGATGCAGGCGCCGTATGTCCCCGGCTTTTTGTCTTTCCGCGAAGGGCCATTAATCGAAGCCTGCCTGGAAGGTTTAAAAATGAAACCCGATGTGCTCATTTGTGACGGGCAGGGCTATGCGCATCCCCGCCGCGCCGGTTTAGCCTGCCATGTCGGCGTAAAGACGGGCATCCCATCAATTGGATGCGCAAAATCGCCTCTGATTGGAACCCATGAAACCTTGCCCGAAGAAGCAGGAAGTTGGGTCGATTTGATCCACAATCATGAAAAAGTGGGTGAAGTGGTGAGAACGAGAAGCGGCGTATCGCCTCTATATATTAGCCCCGGACATCAAATTGATTTTGAGATGTCTACACAAATTATTCTTTCCCTGTGTCGTGGGCTCCGCCAGCCGGAGCCAATCCGCGCCGCCCATCGCTATGTCAATCAATTCAGGTTGTCAGAAAAGTGA